GACCTATCGCCCGCAGCTCGAGGCCGACCCCGTCCGCATCGAGCAGGCGGTGGCGATGATGGCCGCCGCCCGCAGGCCCGTCCTCTACACCGGCGGCGGCGTCATCAACTCGGGCCCGGAAGCCTCGAAGCTGCTCCGCGAGCTGGTCGAGCTGACCGGCTTCCCGATCACCTCGACGCTGATGGGCCTCGGCGCCTATCCCGCGACGGGCAAGAACTGGCTCGGCATGCTCGGCATGCACGGCACCTACGAAGCCAATCACGCGATGCACGATTGCGACGTGATGGTCTGCATCGGCGCGCGCTTCGACGACCGCATTACCGGCCGGCTCGACGCCTTCTCGCCCGGCTCGCGCAAGATCCACATCGACATCGACCCCTCCTCGATCAACAAGATCGTCAAGGCGGACGTGCCGATCATCGCCGACTGCGCGCACGCGTTGCGGGCGATGATCGAGACATGGAAGGTGCGCAAGGCGAAGGTCGACGCGTCGAGCCTGCGCGACTGGTGGCGTGCGATCGAGACGTGGCGCGGCCGCAAGTCGCTGGGGTTCAAGCCGTCCAAGGACACGATCAAGCCGCAGCACGCCGTGCAGCGCCTCTACGAGCTGACCAAGGACCGCGACACCTACATCACGACCGAGGTCGGCCAGCACCAGATGTGGGCGGCGCAGCACTACGGCTTCGACGAGCCGAACCGCTGGATGACGTCGGGCGGCCTCGGCACGATGGGCTACGGCCTGCCGGCGGCGATCGGCGTGCAGATGGCGCATCCCGATGCGCTGGTCATCGATGTCGCCGGCGAGGGCTCGATCCTGATGAACATGCAGGAGATGTCGACGGCGGCGCAGTACCGTCTGCCGATCAAGATCTTCATCTTGAACAACGAGTATCTCGGGATGGTCCGCCAGTGGCAGGAGCTGCTGCACGAGAAGCGCTACTCGGAGAGCTACTCGCACTCCCTGCCCGACTTCGTGAAGCTCGCCGAGGCCTACGGCGCCCACGGCATCCGCGTGTCAGACCCAGCCGACCTCGACACGGCGATCAAGGCGATGATCGACCATCCCGGCGCGGTGATCGTCGACTGCCTCGTCGACAAGATGGAGAACTGCTTCCCGATGATCCCGTCGGGCAAGGCCCACAACGAGATGATCCTTGCGGACGACGCCGACCTCGAGCTCGAGGCCGTCATCGACGCCAAGGGCCGCGAGCTGGTGTAGCGCTTTCCTTCTCCCGCTTGCGGGAGAAGGTGGCCCCGCAAAGCGGGGCCGGATGAGGGTCTCGCCGCCTCTAGTCCGACAAACGAGCAAGCGGCGAGGCCCTCATCCGACCCGACTTCGTCGGGCCACCTTCTCCCGCAAGCAGGAGAAGGGTTCAACCGAGCATCGACCCCATGAACGCCCCCAGCCCGCAGCCGCCCTCCCCGTACACCGCGCCGCCTAAAGAGCGCGCGCAGGTCACCCACACGCTTTCCGTCCTCGTCGACAACGAGCCCGGCGTCCTTGCCCGGGTCGTCGGCCTCTACTCGGGGCGGGGCTACAACATCGCGAGCCTTACGGTCGCCGAGGTGGCGCATGCCGATCACCTCTCGCGGATCACGATCGTCACGTCGGGCACGCTCGAGGACATCGAGCAGATCACGCTGCAGCTCGACCGGCTCGTCCCGGTGCATTCGGTCACCGACCTGACGCTGCGCGGCGACTCCGTCGAGCGCGAGCTGGCGATGATCAAGGTCGCGGGTCGCGGGGAGGACCGGCAGGAAGCGCTGCGTCTCGCGGAGGCGTTCCGCGGCCGCGTCGTCGACGCCTCGACCGACAGCTTCATCTTCGAGATGACCGGCGCGGCCTCGAAGATCGATCATTTCGTCGATCTCATGCGACCGATCGGGCTCGTCGAGGTGTCGCGCACCGGCGTCGCCGCGATCACGCGCGGCCCGGCGAAGATGCCGTAGAAACAAGGAGGCGCGCGCAGATGCGGCGCCTCTTCTTTGCTCATTTCCAAGTCGCGTGTCTGTAGCGGGCGCCCTCCTCTTGCCGCCACGCACACGCCACCGCACTAGTTCCGTTATTTTAGTTCTAGTATGAAAAGCTCTCCGCCTAAGCTCATACGACCAAAGTCTTAAATACTCGACGAAAGTCGTGATTACTTGCAGCGCCTGCGCCGCTCGTGGATATTGCAGATCCTTATGACATAGTGATTTTTGGGATCTGCATGAAGGATATTGGGCTGGCGTCAGGAGATCGCGAGTCCATAGGCGGTTTGGAAGCCAACCCTTCCGCCAAGACGCCGTTTCAACTTGATCGACAGGCTGCGCTCGCTTCCGCGAGCAAATCGATCGCCCGGCGGTCTCACCGGCTGTTGCGTCTTTACGGCGCCTTCTGCAGGCGCGACTTGTCCGCCCACTTCCACCGCATCCGCCTCCTCGGGCGACTGCCCGAGATCGACGGGCCGATCGTCCTCTGCCTTAACCACCCGTCGTGGTGGGACGTCGAAGTCTACGGCTGGATGGGGACGACGATCTTCGCCGACCGCTTCTGTTTCGCGCCGATGGATGCGCCGAATCTCACGCGCTACAGCATCCTCGAGCGGTTCGGCGCCTTCGCGGTGCATCCCAACAGCAATGCCGGCGCCTACGCCTTCCTCTCGATGGCGGAGCTCGTGCTGCAGAACCCGAAAGGGCTGCTGATGATCGCGGTCGAGGGGCGCTACCGCGACGTGCGGGAGCGGCCCGTCCAGCCGCGGCCGGGGCTCGCTCACCTGGCGAGGCGTGCGCCCGGGGCGATGTTCGTGCCGCTCGCGCTGGAATACGCGTTTTGGAGCGAGCGCCGCCCGAACCTGCTGATGAGCTTCGGCGAGCCGATCAGCGGCAGCGAGCTCGCCGCCTGCAAGCCGGCTGCGGCGACCGCGCGGATCGCCGAGGCGCTCGAGACCACCATGACGGCGCTCGCCGAGGCTGGCCGCTCGCGGGACCCGGCGCGGTTCTCGATCCTCCTCAAGGGTCGCGACGGCATGAGCGGGGTGATCGATCTGTGGCGCCGCGTGAACGCCCTGGCCAGCGGGTCGCGCTTCCAGAAGGCTCATCGGCACGACGCCTAGCTGGATCGGGCCGGTCGGCGGCCCGGACAGGGCTGGGCGGCAGCTGCTGCCCGCGTGAGCGGACGGCCATGGCGTCGCAAGCGCGATCGACGACAGCCCCGTGACAACAGGAGGCTGCGAAAGCTTTACCTCATCGCCGCACGCGCCTAGAACGCCGCCAGCCTACGAAGGAAGACCCGAAAATGCGCGTGTATTACGATCAGGATGCCGACCTCAACCTCATCAAGGGCAAGAAGGTCGCCGTCGTCGGTTACGGCAGCCAGGGCCACGCGCATGTGCTCAACCTGCGCGATTCCGGCGTCAAGGACGTCGCCGTTGCCCTGCGCGAAGGCTCGAGCTCGGCCAAGAAGGCGCAGGACGAGGGCATCAAGGTCATGAGCGTCGCCGACGCCGCCAAGTGGGCCGACCTCGTCATGATGCTCACCCCCGACGAGCTGCAGGGCGACATCTACACCCAGGACCTCGCGGCCAACATGAAGCAGGGCGCGGCGCTCGCCTTCGCGCACGGCCTCAACATCCACTTCAACCTGATCGAGCCGCGCCCCGACCTCGACGTCATCATGATCGCGCCGAAGGGCCCGGGCCACACGGTGCGGTCCGAGTACAAGCGCGGCGGCGGCGTGCCGTGCCTCGTGGCGATCGCCAAGGACGCCTCCGGCAACGCGCACGACCTCGCCCTCTCCTACGCCTCGGCGATCGGCGGCGGCCGCGCCGGCGTCATCGAGACCACCTTTCGCGAGGAGTGCGAGACCGATCTCTTCGGCGAGCAGGCCGTGCTCTGCGGCGGCCTCGTCGAGATGATCCGCGCCGGGTTCGAGACGCTGGTCGAGGCCGGCTACGCGCCCGAGATGGCCTATTTCGAGTGCCTGCACGAGGTGAAGCTGATCGTCGACCTCATCTACGAGGGCGGCATCGCCAACATGAACTACTCGATCTCGAACACGGCAGAGTATGGCGAGTACGTCACAGGTCCCCGCATCATCACGCCCGAAACCAAGGCCGAGATGAAGCGCGTGCTGACCGACATCCAGTCCGGCAAGTTCACCCGCGACTGGATGCTCGAGAACCGGGTCAACCAGACCTCGTTCAAGGCGACGCGCGCCAAGGCGGCGGCGCATCCGATCGAGGAGGTCGGCGCGAAGCTCCGCGCCATGATGCCGTGGATCGGCGCCAACAAGCTGGTCGACAAGGAAAAGAACTAAGCGCGTCTCAGGGGAAGAGAGCGTCGATCTCGACGCTCATTCCCGGCGGCTCCAGTCGCAACTGGCCGGCCGAGCAGATCGTCGTCTCGATCCGCTCGTCCCCAGCACGCCGATGGTGGACGACGTTTTGCTGATCCGGCATCACGATCAAGTAGTGCGCGATCGCCGGATTGCGGAAATAGCGCGTGAGCTTGAGCAGCGCGTCGACCCGCTGCGTCGAAGGCGACGCCACCTCGACGACGATCAGCGGATCGACGATCAGCAGCGTATCTCCCGGCAGCGGCTCGCCGCATCTCACGAAGGCGTCCGGCTCGAAGACGGTCCCCTCTTCGACACGCACCGCCATTCCATCGACGAAGGCCTCGCAGGGCAGCTTCGCGTCCGTGATCGCCCGCGCCAGCGCATTGGCCACAGCGAGCTTCGTCTTGGTGTGGATCAATCGTTCCGCGGCCATCGCGACGATGACGCCGTCGAGCAGCTCGTGACGGTGGTTCTGCCGCTCGCTCCACTCCGCGA
This Beijerinckiaceae bacterium RH AL1 DNA region includes the following protein-coding sequences:
- the ilvC gene encoding acetohydroxy acid isomeroreductase and 2-dehydropantoate 2-reductase (ID:RHAL1_02155;~source:Prodigal:2.6); the protein is MRVYYDQDADLNLIKGKKVAVVGYGSQGHAHVLNLRDSGVKDVAVALREGSSSAKKAQDEGIKVMSVADAAKWADLVMMLTPDELQGDIYTQDLAANMKQGAALAFAHGLNIHFNLIEPRPDLDVIMIAPKGPGHTVRSEYKRGGGVPCLVAIAKDASGNAHDLALSYASAIGGGRAGVIETTFREECETDLFGEQAVLCGGLVEMIRAGFETLVEAGYAPEMAYFECLHEVKLIVDLIYEGGIANMNYSISNTAEYGEYVTGPRIITPETKAEMKRVLTDIQSGKFTRDWMLENRVNQTSFKATRAKAAAHPIEEVGAKLRAMMPWIGANKLVDKEKN
- a CDS encoding Acyltransferase (ID:RHAL1_02154;~source:Prodigal:2.6), which codes for MKDIGLASGDRESIGGLEANPSAKTPFQLDRQAALASASKSIARRSHRLLRLYGAFCRRDLSAHFHRIRLLGRLPEIDGPIVLCLNHPSWWDVEVYGWMGTTIFADRFCFAPMDAPNLTRYSILERFGAFAVHPNSNAGAYAFLSMAELVLQNPKGLLMIAVEGRYRDVRERPVQPRPGLAHLARRAPGAMFVPLALEYAFWSERRPNLLMSFGEPISGSELAACKPAAATARIAEALETTMTALAEAGRSRDPARFSILLKGRDGMSGVIDLWRRVNALASGSRFQKAHRHDA
- the ilvH gene encoding acetolactate synthase III, thiamin-dependent, small subunit (ID:RHAL1_02153;~source:Prodigal:2.6) is translated as MNAPSPQPPSPYTAPPKERAQVTHTLSVLVDNEPGVLARVVGLYSGRGYNIASLTVAEVAHADHLSRITIVTSGTLEDIEQITLQLDRLVPVHSVTDLTLRGDSVERELAMIKVAGRGEDRQEALRLAEAFRGRVVDASTDSFIFEMTGAASKIDHFVDLMRPIGLVEVSRTGVAAITRGPAKMP
- the ilvI gene encoding acetolactate synthase III, large subunit (ID:RHAL1_02152;~source:Prodigal:2.6), translated to MSETAETKPREMTGAQMVVQALKDQGVTTLFGYPGGAVLPIYDSLYGQNDIKHVLVRHEQGAAHAAEGYARSSGKVGVLLVTSGPGATNAITGLTDALLDSIPLVCITGQVPTHLIGSDAFQECDTVGITRHCTKHNYLVRSVKDLPRILHEAFYVASHGRPGPVVVDIPKDVQFARGAYDATVTTEHKTYRPQLEADPVRIEQAVAMMAAARRPVLYTGGGVINSGPEASKLLRELVELTGFPITSTLMGLGAYPATGKNWLGMLGMHGTYEANHAMHDCDVMVCIGARFDDRITGRLDAFSPGSRKIHIDIDPSSINKIVKADVPIIADCAHALRAMIETWKVRKAKVDASSLRDWWRAIETWRGRKSLGFKPSKDTIKPQHAVQRLYELTKDRDTYITTEVGQHQMWAAQHYGFDEPNRWMTSGGLGTMGYGLPAAIGVQMAHPDALVIDVAGEGSILMNMQEMSTAAQYRLPIKIFILNNEYLGMVRQWQELLHEKRYSESYSHSLPDFVKLAEAYGAHGIRVSDPADLDTAIKAMIDHPGAVIVDCLVDKMENCFPMIPSGKAHNEMILADDADLELEAVIDAKGRELV
- a CDS encoding hypothetical protein (ID:RHAL1_02156;~conserved protein of unknown function;~source:Prodigal:2.6) — its product is MSVKPSSEEFMSARAFAEWSERQNHRHELLDGVIVAMAAERLIHTKTKLAVANALARAITDAKLPCEAFVDGMAVRVEEGTVFEPDAFVRCGEPLPGDTLLIVDPLIVVEVASPSTQRVDALLKLTRYFRNPAIAHYLIVMPDQQNVVHHRRAGDERIETTICSAGQLRLEPPGMSVEIDALFP